In Thermotomaculum hydrothermale, a single genomic region encodes these proteins:
- a CDS encoding transcription antitermination factor NusB: protein MNVRETAFAILKKIYIEKKLATEVYPSFLEKLEDERDKRLTLEIVYGVNRFKGRLEYVLSKFANKNRTEADIWLLMLTGVYQLLFLTRTPAYAVIHQTVEVAKKINPKVSGFVNAVLKSVSRSKNSISFPSKENLSDYIQYTLSFPLFLGMKWVADYGEEKALKIMKSLNLKKPVVFRCFKDVSPLKKDYIVHKTPYIEGSYHGNIPVFMIRAAECYIMNEASQLAPELLRNFKGRFALDAASSPGGKGFLLKSFGNFDEVVFNDVSVDRLEKILENSRELLLNVSAITMSDFTKPAFKENSVDAVILDAPCSGTGTISGHPEIKWIRTPQNLKSKTSVQKKMLKNAFDVVKKGGVVVYSVCSMEKEEGEAIVSDFVSSVENAKIFEPFEYSTENIRRSFSKFYKEGLGLRILPDKFLDGFFVAAIRKE from the coding sequence ATGAATGTAAGAGAAACAGCATTTGCCATTTTAAAGAAAATTTATATAGAGAAAAAACTTGCAACAGAGGTTTATCCATCTTTTTTAGAAAAGCTTGAAGATGAAAGGGATAAAAGGCTTACCCTTGAAATAGTTTACGGGGTAAACAGGTTTAAGGGAAGGCTTGAATATGTGTTGTCTAAGTTTGCAAACAAAAATAGAACCGAAGCCGATATATGGCTTTTAATGCTAACAGGCGTTTACCAATTGCTTTTTTTAACGAGGACTCCTGCTTATGCTGTAATCCATCAAACTGTTGAGGTTGCAAAAAAGATAAATCCTAAGGTTTCAGGTTTTGTTAACGCTGTTTTAAAAAGTGTGTCAAGGAGTAAAAACAGTATCTCTTTTCCCTCAAAGGAAAATTTAAGCGATTACATTCAATACACCCTGTCATTCCCTCTTTTTTTAGGAATGAAATGGGTTGCAGACTATGGAGAGGAAAAGGCTTTAAAAATAATGAAATCTTTAAACCTAAAAAAGCCTGTTGTTTTCCGCTGTTTTAAAGATGTTTCACCGTTGAAAAAAGACTATATTGTCCACAAAACCCCTTATATTGAAGGTTCGTATCACGGCAATATCCCTGTTTTTATGATAAGGGCTGCCGAGTGCTATATAATGAATGAGGCTTCCCAGCTTGCCCCTGAACTTTTGAGAAATTTTAAGGGGCGCTTTGCATTGGATGCCGCATCTTCACCAGGGGGAAAGGGTTTTCTTCTTAAATCCTTTGGAAACTTTGATGAGGTTGTTTTCAACGATGTTAGTGTGGATAGGCTTGAAAAAATACTGGAAAACTCAAGGGAATTGCTTTTAAATGTTTCAGCAATTACAATGTCTGACTTTACAAAACCTGCTTTTAAGGAAAACTCTGTTGATGCTGTTATTTTAGATGCACCCTGCTCAGGCACAGGTACAATATCAGGCCATCCTGAAATAAAGTGGATAAGAACCCCGCAAAATCTAAAATCCAAAACTTCAGTGCAGAAAAAAATGCTTAAAAATGCCTTTGATGTTGTAAAAAAGGGCGGTGTTGTAGTTTACTCGGTATGTTCAATGGAAAAGGAAGAAGGAGAGGCAATTGTCTCTGACTTTGTGTCATCAGTTGAAAACGCAAAGATTTTTGAGCCGTTTGAGTATTCTACTGAAAATATAAGGAGATCTTTTTCAAAATTTTACAAAGAGGGATTGGGATTGAGAATTTTGCCGGATAAATTCCTTGACGGATTTTTTGTTGCTGCAATTAGAAAGGAATAA
- a CDS encoding protein-disulfide reductase DsbD family protein produces MPAKTKTGEPVLFNLIIDVPHGYHITKEFLTVKFKNDTFKIDKMLTPEGKKTSLGEIVGGKVNVTINGKFVKTVKNPVIEVGYQACTEGENAMCFPPVTQEIKTGVKVEKGKLTLDQRVAGALDSSVMLALILIFIGGILASFTPCVYPVIPLTMAYVGAKSEGNKLKGFIISIALVLGIATTYSILGIISATTGSAFGSFTQSPIFIVFLGFIFIAMGLSMFGYYDIQLPYTWNTKLQPKKKGLIGAFLMGMATGILAAPCVGPIIVVLLTWVAKTGSLVKGFVYLFDFALGMGVLFVLIGTFSGVLASLPKAGGWMEKVKYIFGILFIVAALLFTKPILGKYFYLFAVLFFLPALIAMFYHKAVSKKTGLILLILITIPLIGVNFLTAKKESGITSNYATHISKAIEKAKSENKIVVIDFFTDWCSACEELEKYTWSNDDVENYLDKNAVFLKLNMTAKTKESQEILKKYNVIGYPTVIFINGDGKELKRFFGFVKPEKFLKTAEGLK; encoded by the coding sequence TTGCCTGCAAAAACAAAAACAGGTGAACCTGTATTGTTTAACCTGATAATTGATGTGCCTCACGGTTACCACATAACAAAAGAGTTTTTAACTGTTAAGTTTAAAAACGATACCTTTAAAATAGACAAAATGCTAACTCCAGAAGGTAAAAAGACAAGTTTAGGGGAAATTGTTGGCGGTAAAGTTAATGTTACTATAAACGGTAAGTTTGTGAAAACTGTGAAAAACCCTGTTATTGAGGTGGGATATCAGGCCTGCACCGAGGGGGAAAATGCAATGTGCTTTCCCCCTGTGACACAGGAGATTAAGACAGGGGTAAAGGTTGAAAAGGGGAAACTTACCCTTGACCAGAGGGTTGCAGGGGCGCTTGACTCAAGCGTTATGCTTGCCCTCATTTTAATCTTTATAGGCGGAATTCTTGCTTCCTTTACCCCCTGCGTTTACCCTGTAATACCTTTGACAATGGCCTATGTTGGCGCAAAGAGTGAGGGGAACAAATTAAAGGGATTTATAATATCAATTGCACTTGTTTTAGGGATTGCAACAACTTATTCAATTTTAGGGATAATATCTGCAACAACAGGAAGTGCCTTTGGCTCATTTACCCAATCTCCAATATTTATTGTTTTTCTTGGTTTTATTTTTATTGCAATGGGATTAAGCATGTTTGGATACTATGACATACAATTGCCATACACCTGGAATACAAAGCTTCAGCCTAAAAAGAAGGGTTTAATAGGGGCATTTTTAATGGGAATGGCAACAGGAATACTTGCCGCCCCCTGCGTTGGCCCAATAATTGTTGTTCTTTTAACCTGGGTTGCAAAGACAGGATCTCTTGTTAAGGGCTTTGTTTATCTATTTGATTTTGCCCTTGGAATGGGTGTTTTGTTTGTACTCATTGGAACATTTTCAGGGGTGCTCGCCTCCCTTCCCAAAGCTGGAGGCTGGATGGAAAAAGTTAAATACATTTTCGGCATACTCTTCATAGTTGCAGCTTTACTTTTTACAAAGCCTATTTTAGGAAAATACTTCTATCTCTTTGCCGTTTTGTTTTTCCTTCCGGCGTTAATTGCAATGTTTTATCATAAGGCAGTTTCTAAAAAGACAGGGCTTATACTTTTAATTTTAATAACAATTCCACTTATAGGGGTTAACTTTTTAACAGCAAAGAAGGAAAGCGGCATAACCTCAAACTATGCAACTCACATATCAAAGGCAATTGAAAAGGCAAAAAGCGAGAATAAAATCGTGGTAATAGACTTTTTTACAGACTGGTGCTCTGCCTGTGAGGAGCTTGAAAAATACACCTGGAGTAATGATGATGTAGAAAATTACCTTGATAAAAATGCAGTGTTTCTAAAACTGAATATGACTGCAAAAACAAAGGAATCACAGGAGATTTTAAAGAAGTATAATGTTATTGGCTATCCCACCGTTATTTTTATTAACGGAGATGGTAAAGAGTTAAAAAGGTTTTTTGGCTTTGTTAAGCCTGAAAAATTCTTAAAAACTGCAGAGGGTTTAAAATGA
- a CDS encoding (Fe-S)-binding protein yields the protein MSRNYIKQQLDLCVKCGNCRYNCPVFQTTLDEGGVARGKISLLQLLLKEDEKFSEETLYYLDSCVVCGSCQCICPRDVDYLSIIEFARAKAVKDNQISRLKKAFLSFLKSNKNLKLASFAKNLFSRKSGLVFKLPKIERHFPLPEKPLDKKVLQYNKPEGEKKFDVLFFPGCATRFIFSDTGMKLIKVLNKSGVGVYFEESLKCCGFPHLTAGDKDTFEELKSFNLKIFEKYKEKVKYIVSGCATCGSNLSRNYELPIEFIDINPLLFDVLNYKPQKKLDIDTYFHHPCHLMKHQGVKNQPEKLLDSVSNRKKLEGEDFCCGFGGSFSIFEAEKSKKIGDKKIDLIKKSINGNIDKSVVVTSCPGCIMQLNDSLKRNNLPIKTVHIIDLIYSEMEE from the coding sequence ATGTCCCGTAACTATATAAAACAACAATTGGATTTGTGTGTAAAATGCGGGAATTGTCGCTATAACTGCCCTGTTTTTCAAACAACCCTTGATGAAGGCGGGGTTGCAAGGGGTAAAATAAGCCTATTGCAATTGCTGTTAAAAGAGGATGAAAAATTTTCAGAAGAAACACTTTACTATCTTGACTCCTGCGTTGTTTGTGGAAGTTGTCAGTGTATTTGCCCGAGGGATGTTGATTATTTAAGTATTATTGAATTTGCAAGGGCAAAGGCTGTTAAAGACAATCAAATTTCAAGGCTTAAAAAGGCTTTTCTCTCATTTTTAAAATCAAACAAAAACCTTAAACTTGCCTCTTTTGCAAAAAACCTTTTTTCAAGAAAAAGCGGGCTTGTTTTTAAATTGCCGAAAATAGAGAGGCATTTTCCTTTGCCTGAAAAGCCCCTTGATAAAAAGGTTTTGCAATACAACAAGCCAGAGGGAGAAAAAAAGTTTGATGTTTTGTTTTTTCCCGGTTGTGCAACAAGGTTTATTTTTTCTGATACAGGAATGAAACTTATAAAAGTGCTGAATAAATCAGGTGTTGGGGTTTATTTTGAAGAGAGTTTAAAGTGCTGCGGTTTCCCCCATTTAACAGCAGGGGATAAGGATACATTTGAAGAGTTAAAAAGTTTTAATTTAAAGATATTTGAAAAGTATAAAGAAAAAGTTAAATACATTGTTTCAGGGTGTGCCACCTGTGGCTCAAATTTATCAAGAAATTACGAGTTGCCGATTGAATTTATTGACATAAACCCTTTGCTTTTTGATGTTTTAAACTATAAGCCACAGAAAAAACTGGATATTGACACATATTTCCATCATCCATGCCATTTAATGAAGCATCAGGGGGTGAAAAATCAACCTGAAAAACTGCTTGATTCTGTTTCAAACAGGAAAAAGCTTGAGGGGGAAGACTTTTGCTGCGGTTTTGGTGGGAGTTTTTCAATATTTGAGGCAGAAAAATCAAAGAAAATTGGAGATAAAAAGATTGATTTGATAAAAAAGTCAATAAATGGCAATATTGATAAGAGTGTTGTTGTTACATCGTGTCCGGGGTGCATAATGCAGTTAAACGATTCGTTAAAACGAAACAATTTACCTATAAAAACCGTTCACATAATAGACCTTATTTATAGCGAGATGGAGGAATAA